The Elgaria multicarinata webbii isolate HBS135686 ecotype San Diego chromosome 11, rElgMul1.1.pri, whole genome shotgun sequence genome segment CTTGGAGtgcatgctcccccacccctgctttgtaGAGTAACGTGCTGTCCTTGCCAGGTCCCACGTCTCTCTTTCTGTTTTAGGCCGCTGGAGCAGCTCTCCTTGGAAGGAGTTTTTGGGTTCATTGTCAACGTCCCGTCCAACGTGTGTCTGGGCTTCCTGTCTCTTCCCTTGAGGCGTCGGCACTGGTTCGCTGTGCGTCAGCTTGATGGCATCTACTACAACCTCGACTCCAAGCTGAAGGCTCCGGCTCCGATTGGTGGTGAAGCTGATCTCAGGTACTGATAGAATGGTGGCTTTAGAGGCTGAGAaataggcaacctagtgccctccagatgtttttgattcaaatgtaagcctatgcggcagggtcttgctatttactgttttactctgtacagcaccatgtacattgatggtgctatataaataaataataataataactcccataatccatgaccatTGCTCATGCTAGGTTTcgcttatgggagttgtcatccaaaacatctggagggtaccaagttgcctGTCCCTGGTATATCCTAagaatatcttcatttttatttattttaaaatgcttatgcTGTCGTTACCCCCTCAAAGTGAATTCAAGGCAGCTGATAGAAAAGCATattgtgcaataaattaaaaaaaccacaatgtCAAATGACAAGAAAATCAACAACCACAAATAATAAAACATCAAATCAtggggttaagaacataagagccatgctggatcagaccatgggcccatctagtccagcacacagaagccaaccagctgttgaccaagaatctacaagcaggacacaggtacagcagcaccctccctcccatgttccccagcaaatggtgcacctagccttgctgcctctgctactggaggtagcacatagctttcAGGAccagttgccattgatagccttctctgtgCATTTGTCTTATttccttttaaagacatctaaaTTGGTATCCATCACTACGCCTTGTGgttgcgaattccatagtttaactatttgctgtgtgaagaagtccttcctttcatatgtcctgaatctccctccattcagcttcgtgggatgacccccactgattatgagagagggagaaaaatgcttccctatccactttctccacgccatgcataattttgtacacgtcaatcatctctccccctttctctcctttttttttctaaactaaacaatcccagctgttgtaaccttccctcagagttgctccagcccctgggtcaTTTATTCGCCCTattccggaagctgcagcttgtacaaaatgcggcggccagattgatagctggaacagggaggtttgagcatataagaccgattctggcctgcttgcattggctgcctatatgtttccgagcccaattcaaggtgctggtcttaacctacaaagccttacatggcttgggaccacaatacctgatggaacgcctctcccgacatgaacctacccgtacactgcgctcaacatctaaggtcctcctccgagtgcctactccaagggaagctcggaggatggcaacaagggagagggccttctcagtggttgccccccgacagtggaatgatcttcctgatgaggctcgcctggtgccaacgttatcttttcgacgccaggtcaagacttctctcccaggcattttaacagcatttaacaacgttaagtttgtttttaatggaccccagaattgttgtttttaaatggatagtgttgtttttacactgtttttatgtttttaaaatttttgtatacttttaatgtttactatttttaattgttgtaaaccgcccagagagcttcggctgtggggcggtatataaatgtaattaaataaataaataaatacattttctgtgCCCAAAAGCCTTCCGGAACAGCCATTGAAATGGCTCCGTTTCTAGTAGCTACCCTACGCATCTCGTTCAACAATGATATCTGGAGGAAGGCCTGTAGGATGTTAAATGGAGCATGCAGTGAGGAATCTATGGAAGAAGGTGGTTCTTAAGGTGCCCAGACTAGGTTCAGAGACGGGAATAGATTAGCCCTGAGTTATACTCTGGGAAAAGGTTAGGGTCTCTCCATCTACCCCAGCAAGTGTATCCAAGGTTATACTCTTTGGAGGATGGTCTAAATAGAATAATGCAGGGGATATGGATCTGAGGGGTTGTAATTCGGGGAAAtgatcccacccccttttgtaTGTGCTGATGTTGCAAGGAGTGATAGGCGCAACTCCCCTGCTCTTCCCTTTCCAGCCCCCAGAAATCTGAAACCATCTTAGAACAGCCTAGGACCAAgatatctgaagggccaccatCTTCTGCCTCCAGGGTGGCAGATCTGTGGCTCTCAAGGTGTTGTCGGAattcccaactcccatcaacccctggcCATTGTCCagcctggctggggttgatgggagttagagCCACGAACCTGCATGACGCTGTCCCAGCTTAAGTATTACCCCCTCCAGAGACACTCTTTGGCATGTGCCCACCTTTCTTTTAGCCACTGTGCTAAAACTAGGGCTGTtacccaaatatatatatatatatatctgaggTTGTGATCCTTGcttacttacttgtgagtaaggccCCCTGAACAGTGTGGGGACCTGTCGCTGAGAAAACAGGTTGTGCTGTTGGTTAATTGCATGACTTCTTAAATTTGCACATGGGTATATGCCACAGTTATTGCTTATAACTCTAGCTGTGTTTTTATATAGCTGCAGCTAAAAATAAAATCGaagcaaaatgtgtattttctgtgtgtgtttaagaagATGCATGTCTGTGTCACAGCGGTCAGCCCCTGTTAGAGGTGCTACAATGGCATTTGCAGCCTGCAATTTTTTGCAATTCGGCTATTAAATAATAAAACTCTTGTATAAAATCTGCTGCATGATTGGGGCGTTTTTTAAAAGCTCTCCGCCCCTCAAAAACAGATTCAAACCTTGCGGCTACAGCTCAAAACGGTTGGTGGAGCCTTTGACAATCAAGGATGTGCTCATTCTTGTCAATGGTTGCTTGTCTGTTTCTGTTACTCAGACTCtgtcctgaataataataataacaagaagaagaagaagtagaagtttTTACTTGATGACTTATTTTGGAATTGTCAGCTGCCTTGATCCGGCAGTGGAGAGGCAGaagcggttcaatgtaagcaagtgtaaggtgatgcacgttggggcaaaatcccccaacttcaagtataacttaatGGGACCTGAGCGGGTgatgaccgaacaagaaagagatcttgggattgtggcgggcagatcgatgaaaatgtccacccagtgtgaggccgctgtaaagaagggaaacttcatgttaggcattataagaaaaggaattgagaataaaactgccagtatcgtactgcctttatacagatctgtggtgcgaccacacttagaatactgtgtacagttctgctcacTGCACCtacaaaaggatattatagagctgtaaaaagtgcagaaaagggcaactaaaatgattaaggggctggaccatctcccctatgaaggaaggttacatcagctgggattgcttatCTTGGatggagtcatttttctccctctctcaaaatattagaacctggggtcatcccatgaagctaattggtgggaggttcagggcaaataaaaggaagtacttcttcacacagtacgtagttaaattgtggaactcactaccacaagatgtagtgatcagtggctactagccctgatggttgtgtgctatctccagtatttgaggcagtaagcctgtgtgcagcagttgctggggaacatgggtgggagggtgctgttgcaccatgtcctgcttgttcattcctggccgatggctggtcggccactgtgtgaacagagtgctggacgagattgttccttggtctgatccagcatcagggcacttcttatattcttaagtattaaagctttaaataaataaactaaaatgaTTTTTGCATAGAAGCTACCTGGCTTGTTGTGGCCAGGGGAGTTTCCAGACAAGGACAGATTTCATCAAATTCATGTAATGGACTGGGAAAAGGTGGGAGGCGTGTGTGTGCATAGCTGGGGTAGGGGTCAGTGTGGGATCAGCCAAGCTAACATGAAGAGGAGACATGAGGCAGGAGGAATGTGAAGAACACAATATGGCCATCCGGGGGTGTGAAACATGGATGCCATCTGTAATCTAAACAGTTGCTGGAGCATCAAAGCATAGAGGCTCCGAGAATAACCCCTTGCCCTCAAAAGCCACCATTAAGCCAGCTTGTCTCCAAAAGTGCTGCGGTGCTTTTATCTCCCTTCTGGTCAAAGCCAGCCCAGTGATGCTCCTGGAATCTCATTCCTCCTCATGCTGGGCTGTGCTCTGGGGGAGGTCCCACTTGTGCTGAATAGAACAGACGAGATCCCTCCGGGTTAGAGGTGGCAATGGAGCAAGGCCGAAATCTGGAGAACAGCCACCCAGGGCTGGTGCTGGATTTCTGAGAATGGGTGTTTGGGAGGCTGGCCCCAGGCTGCCTCTAGGAGGCCTGCAAGATTCCTGACCTgttgtttttctctccctccccttcccccacaggGTATTCCTCCAGGATGTTCTGTCTCAGGGCCCCTGCGAATTGCTGCTGGTTGTCCCCCAAGAGACCGGCGAAGCTGGGAACTGGCTAAGCACTGTCAGGTGATCCCTGGCACCCAAGACTCCACCTGGGCCTGCTGGACCTGAAGCACTCTGCTCCGTCCCCTTTGTGCCGGTTGCTGCATGTGCTATGGGGAAGGAGGGCAGCAGTGCCCCTTCGTTTACACTGCCACTCTGAGAGCTGTCCGTGAAATccatccttccctctccccttccaGGAAATGGGTGTTCCCAGCCCCCCTCCATTCTTTTTAATGACTTTGCCTGTTCCAGGACATTATGGAATAAAGGATGTGGTACCAAGTGGCAGAGGGTCTCCTCCTGGCATGACCATTTAGAGCACAGGAATAGCCATGCAAGGGTCTTTGGCCAACCGGATCTTTCTGGAGGCGGGGGGAGTCTACAGGCAGGGCTTGATGGTGATAGCCGTCCCCTGGGTGATCCCCACCATGTGACAGTCGGTGGTACGAATGTGGCTTCGGCCTGGAGGCTGTGCATCTGACCAACAGGGATAGCGGAGCTCTCCTCTTTGTACTGCTGTGATCCTTTTGTAGAAAGCCATTTCCGCTTAAGCATTGTAATAGGTTCATTGGGTTAAGTAAGAACGTCTTCGCCTTTGCCTTAAATCTGCCCCCGCTTACGCTTTTGAAAGGCGTTGCTCTGAAGGAAattgggagggaagggaagggagggtgcATGTGGAAGAGCCGAAGATGTCAAGCCAAAGCTTGCGTCGGCGAGTGGAACCTTTTGAGGAGCTTGGGGGCTGTTGTACTCAGAACAGCGGCACTTTCCATTGGGGGGAATATGTGgagagcagtggtgtagtggcacCAAGGTCCGCAGGGacacagcactggcacttttttagtTGCAGGGACTCAGATATCGTCTGCCGCCCTCTTCAgcattccctgctccctctgagcttaaCTGCAATTCTCACTGTAGCTGGGAGGAAAATGAATCTTCCAACAGCAATATATTTTtccttgctgcaaagcaaagtattCTGgtgtggcttggtcttgaatgttCAATAAAGGCTGGTTAACTTCACAAAATACTTGCTTCTGGTAGAGATCAACACTGCTAGGACTGGTTTATTGGAATGGATTGACACAGCTGACTGAATTTTTGGACTACCTTGGGGACGTTGCTATGGGGATTGTTACGATGggagcctgcacttcaaaattgaccATTCCAGCCCTGGCGGAGTGAGCCGTGCTCCTTCTGTTTTCTCTTGAAGCTTGCCTGTAATGGCATTGGCAGGGAAAATGGAATGCTTTCCAGGCAGGCTGTAGGGAAGATGGGATTAAGAACTCTGGAATAGCCTGGAGTGAAgtcagaaagggagaaaaggagaTGGGAATGTGTGTGGGGAATTGGGAAGAACTATTGTACTAGAGTCCTGGTTTGGGCTGTGGAGAGCAAATTGGAGACCCCAGGTTGCAAGCACTCAATGGGGCCTCTCTGCCTTTAATTGTTGGCTGGCAGAAATTCAAAGGGGCAGCTTCTCCTAGCAGTGGTATGTTTGGGGGAACCTGTGCCTGTTGAATTTTTGCCTGCagttaaagcattaaaaaacctgCAGGGTGGGAATAGAAGCAGCAATCCTTTCCATACAAGCGAAAACCTTGACCacttggaggtttttttttttttttcctgtaaaaGGAAAATCTATCTCTCATGGCTGAGGAGGAAAAATTGCAAAAGCATATGCGGAGCGTCTTGCAAAAGGTCAAAACCCAGCATGGGGAACTGAGCAGTGGTAAGCTACTGCACTGCCCGCCTCTGTGGATCTCCCGTGACTATCCTCCAATGTTTCtgccctttttttaaatttagcaACTCTGGTTCACGCTGTCCTTTTCCTGGTGGAAAATGCCCCTTACCGCCGCTGCAAAAGCTAAATGATGCAAAACAAATAAACGTGCATCAGAGTTTGTGATTCTTCTGTGTGAAGTGTGATGGTGGAGTGCAGGGAGAATGCCATAAATGAATGGTAGGGAAAGGCTGGGGTGACCACATTAGGGGTaagtgaatggggtgggggtgaaagggCTTCTGGAGGTAAGCACGGATTTGCGCGTGGGAAatggtgggaggagggagaaagtcCTTTATCTTCTACCATTTCACAGATTAAAATAGAAACGTCCTTGTATATTGGTTCCATCCCCATTTCCCCTACCTACTATCATTGCCTTGGCCCTAGCTTGTTACACAGAACATTGCTGAAGGCATTACTTTACCATGTCGTTGTGTGCCTTGTTCACTTATTCTGCAGCGGTCAATCCTCCACTGTCCTCAGAAACGTGTGCGCGTAAGCTGACCGTAACAGCTTCCTttatattaaacacacacacaacctcacaATGGCTCTGCGTGTATTTTAAACAGCATTTTGGCACCTAAAACCTCCAGCGATATTTAGGTAGCCATGATAGAAGGGAAGTGGTTTAATGACCATTTGTTGTGGTCCATATGCATTTATTTGCATGTGGGTGCTTGAGTCACGATGcatcttcccccttcctccttccccccctttccccaggtGGTCACTTACGCAACACCCCAAAATATGACAGcagtttgcatatgctaatgtatatgtatgaatgcaaatttggaaatcatGGCCATAAATAGAAATAGAGTGCATCTCCCCATAGCAGGGAAGACTGTGTCCAAGTGACCAGAGtgcctccttttttcctgctgtccaggtgtgctTGATGGACATCTCCAAGGGCCCTTGGTTCCCCTCTTTCTTACatctttaagctggacttggacagttcagcccttcaaag includes the following:
- the JOSD2 gene encoding josephin-2 isoform X2: MGMRGKREGQRKESERARKSGRQNGKLGDLRVARRGRGLIFLGRPFRAGVDVMSGNPGQNAASGLYHERQRLELCAVHALNNVLQERRFTQEAADEICKKPLEQLSLEGVFGFIVNVPSNVCLGFLSLPLRRRHWFAVRQLDGIYYNLDSKLKAPAPIGGEADLRVFLQDVLSQGPCELLLVVPQETGEAGNWLSTVR